Genomic DNA from Rhodothermales bacterium:
TTCCAGCACAAACTCACGCTGAGACTCAAGCGAATACTGATTCCGGTGCACCGCGTGCACCGGCGCCTCCGGCACCTCGCTGAGCACACGCTGCAGCGCGCTGATCAAACTGAAGACAGAAACCTCGAGTTCGACCCCCTGCATCCCCACGATCTGTTCTTTCTCCTGTTCGGAGAACGACCGGGTGAAATGCTCGCCGCGCAACTCGTAATTATCGTTCAAAGACTGTGCCGCCTCCTTGTACTGCATGTACGTAAGCAGTCGCTTCACCAACTCGCGGCGCGGGTCCACCGGTTCTCCTTCCTCGTCCACCTCATCCGACGGCAGCAACATCTTCGCCTTGATGTTGATCAACTGGGCCGACATGTAGATAAAATCGCCCACGCTATCCAGATCGATCTGCTCCAGGATGCGCAGATACGCGAGAAACTCGTCCGTTATCTTCGAAATCGGGATGTCGTGGATATCGAGCTCATCCCGCTGGATAAAAAACAAGAGAAGGTCGAGCGGACCTTCGAATTCCTGCAGTTGAACACGGTACATGCTTGCGAGATGAATCGTCTGGTGGAGCGGATCGTCCTGGCGAAGGGGTCCTCATTCGCACTCGGCGGGGCTACATAGGATTATCGTAACGGGCTGCCGGCGGCGCGAGATTTAAACCAACCAATCGTGCGCGAGAGGCCGTCCGGCAGGGCGACGGCCGGCCTCCAGCCGAGCCGTTCGGCGGCCAGGGAGGCATCGAGCGCGCTGCGGGCGATTTCGCCGGTCCGAGCCGCCGCGAACGCATAACCCGGATCCTGGCCGAGAGCGTCGGCCAGATGCCGGTACAGCTGGAGCACGCTGGTCTCGACACCCGTCCCGATGTTGTACGCGCCGCTGGCATCCTGATCGAGTGCGAGGAGGTTCGCCTGAACCACGTCGCCGACAAAAACGTAATCGCGCGTCTGTGCGCCGTCGCCGTACATCGTTACAGGCGCGCCGGCCTGCATCCGATCGATAAACCGCGATATCACGCCGGCATCGCCCTCGGGGGTCTGTCGCGGACCATACACGTTGGCGTAGCGGAGCGAGACGGCGGTCAGCCCATGCACGCGGGCGTAATAGGCAAGATAGCGCTCCGAAACGAGCTTTGAAACGCCGTAGGGGGACATGGGCCGTTCGGGATCCGCTTCCTGCTGCGGAACGCGGTCGGGCTCACCATAGATGGCGCCGCCGGATGAGGAGAAGACCACGCGCCGGAGCCCGTGGGCGCGGCCGGCCTCGAGCAAGCGCAACATGCCCAGGACGTTGACCTGCGCATCGTACGCCGGATCGGCAACCGATTTGCGGACGTCGATCTGGGCGGCCAGATGCAGGAGCGCCTCGAAGCGATGGGTCTCGAACAGCCGGGAAACGGCCGGATCGGAGAGATCGAGGGCATGGAAGACGGCGCCGTCGGGCACCTGATGCCGGTACCCGTTGACCAGGCTGTCGAGCACGTGCACCTCGTGCCCGGCTTCGAGCAGGGCGTCCGCGACGTGCGAGCCGATGAAGCCGGCGCCGCCGGTCACGAGCACCTTCATGCCGGCGTCAACGCGACAGTCGAGAACGAGTCGGCCACGAACAGCGTCTGCGCCAGATTCTGGATGTCCTGGGCGGTCACGCTTTCGATCGACTCGATGATCTCGTCCAGCGTGAAATTGCGTCCGAAATAGAGCTCCTGCCGCCCAAGCCGCATCATGCGGTTGCTCATGCTTTCCAGACCGAGCATCAACGACCCCTTTACCTGATTGACCGCCTGATGCAGCAGCCGTGGACTCACCGGCACCTGCGCCAGGCGATCCGTTTCACGCAGGATGAGTTTGCGCGCCCGCGCGATCTTCGCGCCATCCGTCCCCATGTACACGCCAAAGTCGCCGGTATCGGTTTGCATGTTGGCGAAGGAGTAGATGTTGTAGCAGAACCCGTATTTCTCGCGGATATTCTGGTTCAGCCGGCTGGACATGCCGCTGCCGAGAATGGTGTTGAGGACGTTCATCGCGCTGCGGCGCTCGTCCTGGATCCCGAAGATGCGCGTCCCGATGACGAGGTGGGCCTGCTGGATGGGGCGTTTTTCGACGAGTTCACCGGGCCCATAGGGCGTCACCACGTCCGGTACGCGGGCGGTCGGGGTACGATCGATGTCCTCGAAGGCCTTGCGCACGTACTGCACCACGCGATCGTGGCTGACGTTGCCGGCAACGGAAATGATCGTCCGCGACGGCGTGTAGCAGCGGTCGATGTACTGGTTGAGCTGGTCGCGGGTAAACGAGCGAACGCTCTCGGGGAAACCGATGATGGGCCGGCCCAGCGCATGGTCCCGATAGACGACGGATTCGTACCGATCGAAAATCAGATCCTCCGGCACGTCCTCATACATCTTGATCTCCTCGACCACCACGTCCTTTTCCTTGTCGAGCTCCTTCTCGGGAAACGTGGGGCGAAGAATCAGGTCGCACGTCACATCGATCGCGCGGTCGAGGTGTTCATCGAGGGCCCGCGCGTAATAGCACGTGTATTCCTTGGTGGTAAAGGCGTTGAGGTAGCCGCCAACGGACTCGAGTCGGCGGGCGATCTGATCCATCCGCCGGCGCTTCGTGCCCTTGAACACCATGTGTTCGATGAAATGACAGATCCCGGCTTCGGCGTCGCTTTCGTCGCGACTGCCGGTATGCACCCACACGCCCACGGAGATGGAGCGGACGGATGGGATGCTTTCCGTAACGATACGGAGCCCGTTGGGCAGCGTCGTTTTATTGAATCCGGAAGCGGCCGGCTGCTTCATAATCCAGGCCCCTGTGAGGCTATCTAGAGATAACGCCGCTCGGAGGCGGCGCCGGCAGAAACATCGGGAGGGAGCATGTGCTCCCTCCCGGTACTCGATTCATGTAGGCTGGACGGCTCAGTTACGCCGATCCCGACCGCCGCCGCCACCGCCACGGCGATCGCGCCCACCACCGCCGCCGCCACCGCCGCGACGATCCCGACCGCCGCCACCGCCGCCGCGACGATCGCCGCCACGGTCACCGCGGTCACCGCGATCCCGCTCAGGACGCTCGACGTACCCTTCCGGCTTCGGAAGGAACGGCTTGCGGCTCAGACGCAGCTTGCCGTCGTCGCGCACTTCGATGAGCTTGACGCGGACCTTGTCGCCGACCTGCACATAGTCTTCCGGACGCTCGACATAGCCGTGGTCCATCTCCGAAACGTGCAGCATCCCCTCTTTGCCCGGCATGATCTCGATGATCGCGCCGAAGCTGAGGATGTCGCGGACGGTGCCTTCGTACTCTTCGCCTTCTTCCGGGACGGTAACGATGCCCTTGATGATGCGAAGCGCGGCTTCCGCGTTCTCCTGGTTGGTCGCGGCCACGGTCACATAGCCGACACCTTCACGCTCTTCGATCTCGATCTGCGTGTTGGTTTCGCGCTGGATGCCCTGGATGATCTTGCCACCCGGCCCGATGACCGCGCCGATGAACTCGGAATCGATCGTGATCTGGGTGAGGCGAGGCGCATACGGGGACATTTCGCCGCGAGGCGCCTCGAGGACTTCGGCCATCTTGTCGAGGATGAAGAGCCGGCCTTCGCGCGCCTGGTCGAGCGCGCTCTTGAGGATCTGCTTGGTCAGACCGGACACCTTGATGTCCATCTGACACGCGGTGATCCCGTCGCGGCTGCCCGTGACCTTGAAGTCCATGTCGCCGAGGTGGTCTTCCGTGCCCAGAATGTCGCTGAGCACGGCCGTCCGTTTCCCGTCGGTGATGAGGCCCATCGCCACGCCGGCGACCGGCGTCTTGATCGGCACGCCGGCATCCATCATGGCCAGGGTGCCGGAGCAGACCGACGCCATCGACGAAGAGCCGTTGGATTCCAGCACATCCGCGTTGATGCGGACGGTGTACGGGAAGTCCTCATCGGCCGGCATGATCGCGGAGAGAGCGCGTTCCGCCAGGTACCCGTGGCCGATCTCGCGACGGCTGGTGCCGCGGAGCATCTTGGCCTCGCCGGTACAGAACGGCGGGAAGTTGTAGTGCAGGAAGAACCGGCGGTCGGTGGTGTCGAACACCTGATCGACAGCCTGCGCGTCCTTCCGGGTGCCCAGCGTTACCGACGCCAGCACCTGCGTTTCGCCGCGGGTGAAGATTGCCGAGCCGTGCACACGCGGGAGGTACCCGACTTCCGACCAGATATGGCGGATCTCCATCAGGCCGCGACCGTCGAGACGGCGGCCGGCCGAGAGAATCATCTCACGCATGAGATCGCTCTCCACGGCGCCGACGGCGCTCTTGATCTGCGAGGCCGTATACCCTTCCGCGGTCGCTTCCGCCCGGGTTTCGCCGGTTTCCGGATTGTTGGTCCCCAGCAGCTGCGCGAGCGCAAACTCCTTGATCTCGTCGATCCCGCCGTAGAAGGTTTCCTTCTGGTACGGCTGCATGAGCAGGCTGTTGATCTTGTCGCTGACCAGGCCGGCGACTTGCGCGATCAACGGCTTCGGCGTCATGATCGGGTCGAAGCTGATCGTAGCGGGCTGACCGAAGGCCTCGACGAGGGCGCGCTGGCCCTGGCAGAGCTTTTTGATGGCTTCGTGGCCGACTTCGAAGGCTTCGAGCATCTGCTCTTCGGAGACTTCCTTCATCTCGCCTTCCACCATCACGATCGCGTCTTCCTTGCCGGCGACGATCAGGTTGATGTCCGATTCCGCCAGTTCGGCGATCGTCGGGTTGACGATGTATTCGCCATTGACCAGGCCCACGCGCACGCCGGCCGTCGGGCCGTCGTAGGGAGCGCCGGCCAGCATGAGAGCCGCCGAGGCGCCCACGCCGGCGAGGACGTCGGCATCGTGCTCGTCGTCCGCCGAAATGACGTAGATGATGATCTGGACTTCGTTCAGATACCCTTCGGCGAAGAGCGGACGCAGGGTCCGGTCGACGAGCCGGCAGGTCAGGGTCTCCTTATCGTTGAGGCGTCCTTCCCGTTTGATGAAGCCGCCCGGGATCTTGCCGCCGGCCGAGAATTTCTCCTTGTATTCGACGGTGAGGGGGAAAAAGTCGGCGCCTTCGCGGGGCTTGGGGGCCAGTACGGCCGTAGCCAGGATCATCGTGTCGCCCAACCGAGCGACGACCGATCCGCCTGCCTGCTTGGCAAGGCGACCGGTCTCCAGAGAAATGAATCGCCCGGGGGCGAACTCAATCTCCTGAGTGGTTGCTTTAGACATGTTCTTCGATTAAATGATAGTATTTTTCTACGCGTTCTCCATCAATCAACTTGACGCTGCTGCTGCGTGCTCAGACGCACCTGTTTAAGGTCAGCATTACATCGGATCAACGGATGGCCATCCGACAGACGATCCATCGGACGCGCACATGGGATCGGGCGTCAAACACAGCAGCAGGAGGCGCGCCGCCCACACGGACGGCCTCACGCACCTCAGGTCGCGACGCGGCGATAGTCAGTTACTTACGAATACCCAGTTCCTCAATGATCTTGCGGTAGCGCTCGATATCCTTCGCGACGAGGTAGTTGAGCAGGCGGCGACGTTTGCCGACCAGCTTGATGAGCGACCGGCGCGTGGCGTGATCTTTCGGGTGGATCTTCAGATGTTCCGTCAGTTCGGAGATCCGCTTTGAGAATATGGCGATCTGAACTTCAGGTGTACCGGTATCCCCGGCCGCTTTTCCGAACTGTTCGATCAGTCCGCTTTTTACTTCCTTGGTGAGCATGTAGGGCTCCTCTTTAGATTATACCATGCTAAAGAAGATGCACGCCGGCACTGGTATCGCCGTTGCGTACACCCTGCGCTGCATATCAGCGCTGTAATTCCGCCTTACAACGCGCTTCATCTTTTGAAAGTTGCTCGATGAGCGCGTCGATCGTCCTAAATTTTTGCTCGTCCCGTATCCGCTCGATGAAATCGATGCGGAGGGATTCGCCGTACAGGCTGGCGTCGACGTCGAAAAGGTGCGCCTCGATCCGCATCGAGTCCCCGTCGAACGTCGGCCGCACCCCGATATTGAGCATCCCGCCGACCGGTGCTGCAGCGCCCTGCCGCCAGGCGCGCACTGCATACACGCCCGTGCGCGGGATGACTTTGTTCGGGTTTTCGATGGCCAGATTGGCCGTCGGATAGCCGATTTGCCGGCCTCGACCGTCGCCGTGGACGACCTCGCCCGTCAGCCGGTAGGGCCGGCCGAGCATGCCGGCGGCCTGACGCACGTCACCCGCCTCGACCAGCAGTTGCCGGATCCGGGTGGACGACACGATGTCGGCCTCGAGCACCTGGGCGGGGATGACGTCGACGCCGAATCCGTGACGGGCGCCCAGTTCGCGCAGCAGCGCGCTGTCGCCGGCGCGGTCCTTCCCGAAGCCGTGGTCGTACCCGATCACGATCTCCTTCAGCCCGACGCGGGCAAGCAGCACGTCCTCGACGAAGGCGGACGCATCCATGGCGGCGAACGCCGGCGTAAACGGAATCACGACAAACCGATCCAGCCCGAGGTCCTCGAGCGCATCGGCCCGCTCGTCGACCGTGGTGAGCAGCGGCATCGGTTCGCCCTTGACCACTTCGCGCGGGTGCGGATGAAACGAGATCACGACGCTCAGACCGCCCTGGCTGCGCGCCCGCTGGACCAGATACCGGACGATCGAACGATGCCCCAGGTGCACGCCGTCGAACGTTCCCACGGTCACCACGGACAGCGGGTTGCGTTCGAGCGCATCCATCCCTACCACGCGTTCCATCACGGTGCAGGCTCCTCGCTTCGTGCCTCGGCCGCTTCCGCCAGCGCCTCCAGCGTCCAAGCCGCGTCGACCGTGTAGGGACCGATGGCTGTGCGACGCAGCGCCGTCAGATGCCCGCCGACACCCAGCAGGGCGCCAAAATCGTGCGCCAGCGTGCGGATGTAGGTGCCTTTGGTGCAGGCCACCTCGAAAGGCAGATCGTTCCCGACGCGCGCGCCCAGTGTGAACCGCGAAATCTCGATCGCACGAGGCTTGCGCTGGACCTCCTCGCCACGCCGGGCCTTGCGATAGAGCCGCTCGCCCCCCACCTTGACCGCGGAATACATGGGCGGAAGCTGCTCCTGCCGGCCCAGGAAATGGCGGCGGGCGGCCTCGAGCTGTTCCTCGGTGACGGCGCCGGCGTCGACCTCGACCTCAACCGGCGTCTCTGCATCGTAGGACGCGGTGGTCTGCCCGAGCCGGATGACGCCGGTATAGACCTTATCCATGCCCATGAAGGATTCCATCCGCTTGGTGGCCTTGCCCACGAGGCAGATGAGCATCCCGGTAGCGAGCGGGTCCAGCGTCCCGGCATGCCCGATCTTCCGGACGCCCAGGATGCGACGCAGCCGGCGAATGACCGAAAAGGACGAAAGACCGGTGGGTTTGTCGACCAGCAACACGGCTGCCTGCGTGTCGGGGAAATGGGGATAACCGTACACGGTGGGGTCGTTCGGGGAGGTGATCACGATAACACAGCGCTCAGGAGTCCGGCGAGCGACGTTCCCGTTCGGCCCGAATGCGTTCGAAGATGTGCTCCATGCGTTCCGCTTCCACCTGCGACTCATCGAGAAAAAATCGAATCTCGGGGATGGTGCGGACCTGATGGCGGATCCGGCCGGCGAGATCGGTGCGCACCTGCGGCGCCAACCCTTCCAGATGCTTGAAGACCGACTTGCGCTGCGCCTCGGTCGCGCCCATGACGCTCACGTAGATGTAGGCGATCGACAGGTCTTTCGTCACGCGGGCCCCTGTTACCGTCACCATGGGTTGCAGTTGCTCGGCATAGTCTTGACCGAGGATCTGGGCGATCTCTCGCTGGACAAGCCGCGCCACCCGTTCCATGCGGATGCTCATCGCATTATCCTCTCTTTGGGGGCGTTGAAAAACGGCGCATGGAGCCGGCCGGCCCCATGCGCACGCGTCACACCGTCAGCTTGCGCTTCGTCTCGACGATTTCGTAGGACTCGAAATAGTCGCCGACCTTGATGTCGTTGTAATGCTCCATCCCGATGCCGCACTCGTACCCGGTGAGCACTTCCTTGACGTCGTCCTTGAAGCGGCGGAGGGAGCTGATCTCCCCGTCGTAAATCACGATACCGTCGCGAATGAGCCGGATCCGGTCGCTGCGTCGAATACGGCCTTCCGAGATGAAGCAGCCGGCGATCGTACCCATTTTCGGCACCTTGAACGTCTCGCGGACCTCGGCGACACCCGTGATCTTTTCCGATTCTTCGGGCGAGAGCAGGCCTTCGAGGGCGTTGTGAACGTCTTCGATTGCGTCGTAGATGATCGAATACAGCCGAATATCGATCTCTTCCCGCTCCGCCAGGTTGCGCGCGCCGGTGTCGGGGCGTACCTGGAAGCCGATGATGACGGCGTCGGAGGCCGAGGCGAGCATGACGTCGCTCTCCGTGATGGCACCCACGCCGCGGTGGATGATGTTCACCGCCACTTCCTCGGTCGACAGCTTGAGGAGCGAGTCCGACAGGGCCTCCACCGAGCCGCCCACGTCCGCCTTGACGATGAGGTTGAGCTCCTGGAAGTCGCCCAGCGCGAGCCGGCGTCCGATTTCGTCCAGCGTAATGTGTTTGCGCTGGCGGAGGGACTGCTCGCGGTGGATCTGCTGCCGTCGCTGCGCGATTTCACGCGCCTCGCGTTCGTCGTCCATCACGATAAACTGGTCGCCCACTTCGGGCGCGCCGGTGAACCCGACGACGAGGGACGGCAACGCCGGCCCGATCGACTCCACCCGCTGGTCCCACTCGTCGAACATCGCGCGGACGCGTCCGCTGTAGATGCCGGCGACAAACGCATCGCCAACCCGCAGCGTGCCGTTCTGGACGAGGATCGTGGCGACCGTGCCGCGCCCTTTTTCGAGCCGGCTTTCGATGACCACCCCGTACGCGTTGCGCTCGGGGTTCGCACGCAGCTCCTGCAGATCGGATTCGAGGATGACCTTTTCGAGCAGTTCCTGGACGCCGTCGCCGGTTTTCGCGGAGACGAGCGCGCACTGCGCCTTGCCGCCGTACTGCTCGACGAGCACACCATGATCCGCGAGGCCCTGCATCACCTTCGCCGTGTTGGCGTCGGGTCGGTCGATCTTGTTGATGGCCACCACGATCGGCACTTCGGCCGCCTTCGCGTGGTTGATAGCCTCGATCGTTTGCGGCATGACCGCGTCGTCGGCGGCGACGACGAGGATAACCACGTCCGTCACCTGGGCGCCGCGAGCACGCATGGCCGTAAAAGCCTCGTGACCCGGGGTGTCGAGGAAGGTGATCTGCCGGCCATCGCCCACGTCGACGTGGTACGCGCCGATGTGCTGCGTGATGCCGCCGGCCTCGCCGGACACGACGTTCGCCTTGCGGATATAGTCCAGCAGCGACGTCTTGCCGTGGTCGACGTGACCCATCACGGTCACGACCGGTGCGCGCGGGATCAGGTCTTCCGGTTCGTCTTCCTCGAGTTCGATATCGACGGTGGCGAAGTCGGTGATGAACTCGACTTCGTACCCGAATTCGTCGGCGACGAACTGGATGGTGTCGGCGTCGAGACGCTGGTTGATCGACACCATCATGCCCGACGAGAACAGCGTGCCGATGACCTCGTTGACCGAGGCGTTCATCAGGTTGGCCAGTTCACCCGTCGAGATAAACTCGGTGACGCGCAGAATCCGGGAGTCGACGTCCGCCATCTCCTGGGCGCGCTGCCGCTCGGCCGCTACTTCGTCGCGGCGCTGCCGGCGACGACGCTGGCGCGTACGGCTGGCCCCCTGTTCGAGGGTGCGCAGCGTTTCCTGGTAGGACTGCTCGACTTCCGCCGCGTCCACCTGCGGGCCGCGTTTGCGTTTCTTTTTGGCCTTCGCCGCGGCGTCCTTTTCGCGCACCTCGCGCTCGGGCGTCGTCGTTGCGGCTTCCGGTTCCGCGTCCGGCGTGTCCGCCTTGCGTTTCCGTTTGCGCTTGCGCTTTTTGCGTCCGGAGGCATCGTCGACATCGGCCAGATCGATCTTGCCGATGACCTTGGTGCCCTCGAGACGATACCGGCTCGCCGATACCAGGGAGCCTTCCTCGTCGACCACCGTCTCGCCGGCCTCGCTTTCCGCGGGTTGTCCGGCGGCGACTGGAGCGACGGCCTCAACCTCCTCCTCGTCCTCCTCGACCTCTTCTTCCTCGACCTCCTCGGTCTCGGGCTCGGCGGCCACTTCGGGCTCCGCCACGGCTTCGACCGTTTCGGGCTCGGCGGCTACTACCTCTTCGGGCGCTTCTTCGACGACCACGGGAGCCTCGGGCTCCGGTTCCACCACCGGCTCGACGACCTCGGCCACGACGGGCTCCGGCTCGGGTTCGGGTTCCGGCTCGGGTTGCTGGACGACCTCAACCGGTTCGGGCGCCGGCTCGGCGACAGGCGCCGGCGTTTCGGCCGGGCTCTCTTCCGATTCGTCGGCTCCTTCCTCGTCCAGATCCGCAAGCCGCGCCGCGCGTTTTTCCTTTACGCGGGCCGCCGTCTCCATGTCCTCGGCAAATGCCTCGAGCAACGAGAGATAGGCATCCTCGTCGGTGATTGAGGCATTCACTCCTTTTCCGACCAGGACATCCTTGAAGCCGTCCTGTTCCAGATGCTGGAGGAGCGTATCGATCGCTACGTTGAGCTCTCTAGATACGTTGAAAAGCCTGACTTTCTTAAAGGTCGTCTGTTTTGTCATACACCTTAAGATACACACTTAGGCGAAAAGCCGCCTCTTCTGCGTACACTCGCAATCATTCTTCTTCCAGCTCCTCTTCATCCTCAAACTCCGCCTTGATCACATCAAGTACGCGCTGGGCGGCTTCGGTATCAAGACCGGAGCGCCGCACGAGCTCTTCGATGGAAAGCTCGAGTACCGCGCGAGCCGAGTCGCACCCGATGTTTTGCAGCAGAGTCAAGGTGTCGGCATCCAGTTCGTCCGCGAATTCGCTGATTTCGATGTCTTCCTCATCTTCAGCGATTTCCCGGTAGATGTCGATTTCGTATCCGGAGAGGGCCGAGGCCAGCCGGATGTTGATGCCGCCGCGGCCGATGGCCTGGCTGACTTCATCGGCCCGAACAACCACTTTCGCCCGCGGGGGCGTCAGTTCGTTGTTGACGTTGACCGAGACGGGCTTGGCCGGCGAAAGGGCGCGCTTGATCAACTCATGCGCGTCGTCCGTCCATTCCAGCACGTCAATATTTTCGTTACCCAGCTCCCGCACCACCGCGTGGATGCGGACGCCCTTCATGCCGACGCACGCGCCGACCGGGTCGATCCGGTCGTCGTGGCTGACGACGGCCACCTTGGCGCGGTCGCCCGGTTCGCGCACGATCCGTTTGATCTCGACGATCCCGTCGTAGATCTCCGGCACTTCGAGTTCGAACAGCCGCTCCATAAAGATAGGATCCGCGCGGCTAATGATCACCTGCGGATTGCTGCCGGCGTCGCGACGCACTTCC
This window encodes:
- a CDS encoding pitrilysin family protein codes for the protein MKQPAASGFNKTTLPNGLRIVTESIPSVRSISVGVWVHTGSRDESDAEAGICHFIEHMVFKGTKRRRMDQIARRLESVGGYLNAFTTKEYTCYYARALDEHLDRAIDVTCDLILRPTFPEKELDKEKDVVVEEIKMYEDVPEDLIFDRYESVVYRDHALGRPIIGFPESVRSFTRDQLNQYIDRCYTPSRTIISVAGNVSHDRVVQYVRKAFEDIDRTPTARVPDVVTPYGPGELVEKRPIQQAHLVIGTRIFGIQDERRSAMNVLNTILGSGMSSRLNQNIREKYGFCYNIYSFANMQTDTGDFGVYMGTDGAKIARARKLILRETDRLAQVPVSPRLLHQAVNQVKGSLMLGLESMSNRMMRLGRQELYFGRNFTLDEIIESIESVTAQDIQNLAQTLFVADSFSTVALTPA
- the rbfA gene encoding 30S ribosome-binding factor RbfA; its protein translation is MSIRMERVARLVQREIAQILGQDYAEQLQPMVTVTGARVTKDLSIAYIYVSVMGATEAQRKSVFKHLEGLAPQVRTDLAGRIRHQVRTIPEIRFFLDESQVEAERMEHIFERIRAERERRSPDS
- the rpsO gene encoding 30S ribosomal protein S15 produces the protein MLTKEVKSGLIEQFGKAAGDTGTPEVQIAIFSKRISELTEHLKIHPKDHATRRSLIKLVGKRRRLLNYLVAKDIERYRKIIEELGIRK
- the truB gene encoding tRNA pseudouridine(55) synthase TruB, producing MITSPNDPTVYGYPHFPDTQAAVLLVDKPTGLSSFSVIRRLRRILGVRKIGHAGTLDPLATGMLICLVGKATKRMESFMGMDKVYTGVIRLGQTTASYDAETPVEVEVDAGAVTEEQLEAARRHFLGRQEQLPPMYSAVKVGGERLYRKARRGEEVQRKPRAIEISRFTLGARVGNDLPFEVACTKGTYIRTLAHDFGALLGVGGHLTALRRTAIGPYTVDAAWTLEALAEAAEARSEEPAP
- the infB gene encoding translation initiation factor IF-2; translation: MTKQTTFKKVRLFNVSRELNVAIDTLLQHLEQDGFKDVLVGKGVNASITDEDAYLSLLEAFAEDMETAARVKEKRAARLADLDEEGADESEESPAETPAPVAEPAPEPVEVVQQPEPEPEPEPEPVVAEVVEPVVEPEPEAPVVVEEAPEEVVAAEPETVEAVAEPEVAAEPETEEVEEEEVEEDEEEVEAVAPVAAGQPAESEAGETVVDEEGSLVSASRYRLEGTKVIGKIDLADVDDASGRKKRKRKRKRKADTPDAEPEAATTTPEREVREKDAAAKAKKKRKRGPQVDAAEVEQSYQETLRTLEQGASRTRQRRRRQRRDEVAAERQRAQEMADVDSRILRVTEFISTGELANLMNASVNEVIGTLFSSGMMVSINQRLDADTIQFVADEFGYEVEFITDFATVDIELEEDEPEDLIPRAPVVTVMGHVDHGKTSLLDYIRKANVVSGEAGGITQHIGAYHVDVGDGRQITFLDTPGHEAFTAMRARGAQVTDVVILVVAADDAVMPQTIEAINHAKAAEVPIVVAINKIDRPDANTAKVMQGLADHGVLVEQYGGKAQCALVSAKTGDGVQELLEKVILESDLQELRANPERNAYGVVIESRLEKGRGTVATILVQNGTLRVGDAFVAGIYSGRVRAMFDEWDQRVESIGPALPSLVVGFTGAPEVGDQFIVMDDEREAREIAQRRQQIHREQSLRQRKHITLDEIGRRLALGDFQELNLIVKADVGGSVEALSDSLLKLSTEEVAVNIIHRGVGAITESDVMLASASDAVIIGFQVRPDTGARNLAEREEIDIRLYSIIYDAIEDVHNALEGLLSPEESEKITGVAEVRETFKVPKMGTIAGCFISEGRIRRSDRIRLIRDGIVIYDGEISSLRRFKDDVKEVLTGYECGIGMEHYNDIKVGDYFESYEIVETKRKLTV
- a CDS encoding bifunctional riboflavin kinase/FAD synthetase translates to MERVVGMDALERNPLSVVTVGTFDGVHLGHRSIVRYLVQRARSQGGLSVVISFHPHPREVVKGEPMPLLTTVDERADALEDLGLDRFVVIPFTPAFAAMDASAFVEDVLLARVGLKEIVIGYDHGFGKDRAGDSALLRELGARHGFGVDVIPAQVLEADIVSSTRIRQLLVEAGDVRQAAGMLGRPYRLTGEVVHGDGRGRQIGYPTANLAIENPNKVIPRTGVYAVRAWRQGAAAPVGGMLNIGVRPTFDGDSMRIEAHLFDVDASLYGESLRIDFIERIRDEQKFRTIDALIEQLSKDEARCKAELQR
- the pnp gene encoding polyribonucleotide nucleotidyltransferase, whose amino-acid sequence is MSKATTQEIEFAPGRFISLETGRLAKQAGGSVVARLGDTMILATAVLAPKPREGADFFPLTVEYKEKFSAGGKIPGGFIKREGRLNDKETLTCRLVDRTLRPLFAEGYLNEVQIIIYVISADDEHDADVLAGVGASAALMLAGAPYDGPTAGVRVGLVNGEYIVNPTIAELAESDINLIVAGKEDAIVMVEGEMKEVSEEQMLEAFEVGHEAIKKLCQGQRALVEAFGQPATISFDPIMTPKPLIAQVAGLVSDKINSLLMQPYQKETFYGGIDEIKEFALAQLLGTNNPETGETRAEATAEGYTASQIKSAVGAVESDLMREMILSAGRRLDGRGLMEIRHIWSEVGYLPRVHGSAIFTRGETQVLASVTLGTRKDAQAVDQVFDTTDRRFFLHYNFPPFCTGEAKMLRGTSRREIGHGYLAERALSAIMPADEDFPYTVRINADVLESNGSSSMASVCSGTLAMMDAGVPIKTPVAGVAMGLITDGKRTAVLSDILGTEDHLGDMDFKVTGSRDGITACQMDIKVSGLTKQILKSALDQAREGRLFILDKMAEVLEAPRGEMSPYAPRLTQITIDSEFIGAVIGPGGKIIQGIQRETNTQIEIEEREGVGYVTVAATNQENAEAALRIIKGIVTVPEEGEEYEGTVRDILSFGAIIEIMPGKEGMLHVSEMDHGYVERPEDYVQVGDKVRVKLIEVRDDGKLRLSRKPFLPKPEGYVERPERDRGDRGDRGGDRRGGGGGGRDRRGGGGGGGGRDRRGGGGGGRDRRN
- a CDS encoding segregation/condensation protein A: MYRVQLQEFEGPLDLLLFFIQRDELDIHDIPISKITDEFLAYLRILEQIDLDSVGDFIYMSAQLINIKAKMLLPSDEVDEEGEPVDPRRELVKRLLTYMQYKEAAQSLNDNYELRGEHFTRSFSEQEKEQIVGMQGVELEVSVFSLISALQRVLSEVPEAPVHAVHRNQYSLESQREFVLERLAFDDRLSFVHLITGRPKHFVIVTFLVILEMAQQGQVALLINPEGNDFYLERKVNYSEPANGSENGHAPSEA
- a CDS encoding NAD-dependent epimerase/dehydratase family protein, which codes for MKVLVTGGAGFIGSHVADALLEAGHEVHVLDSLVNGYRHQVPDGAVFHALDLSDPAVSRLFETHRFEALLHLAAQIDVRKSVADPAYDAQVNVLGMLRLLEAGRAHGLRRVVFSSSGGAIYGEPDRVPQQEADPERPMSPYGVSKLVSERYLAYYARVHGLTAVSLRYANVYGPRQTPEGDAGVISRFIDRMQAGAPVTMYGDGAQTRDYVFVGDVVQANLLALDQDASGAYNIGTGVETSVLQLYRHLADALGQDPGYAFAAARTGEIARSALDASLAAERLGWRPAVALPDGLSRTIGWFKSRAAGSPLR
- the nusA gene encoding transcription termination factor NusA; this encodes MQSTNLVSSFAEIAREKGIERDTLQMIVEDVFRAMIRKRYGSDESFEIIFNPDNGDIQVLHIREVVENLDLEDPVTQIEVKDAVRIDEDFSVGDEVASEVDIADFGRRAVMTARQTFSQRIRDIEKENVHKAYQDIIGEVVVGEIYQIRRREVLVIHNKVELLLPREEQIYKDRYRKGDMLRAVVKEVRRDAGSNPQVIISRADPIFMERLFELEVPEIYDGIVEIKRIVREPGDRAKVAVVSHDDRIDPVGACVGMKGVRIHAVVRELGNENIDVLEWTDDAHELIKRALSPAKPVSVNVNNELTPPRAKVVVRADEVSQAIGRGGINIRLASALSGYEIDIYREIAEDEEDIEISEFADELDADTLTLLQNIGCDSARAVLELSIEELVRRSGLDTEAAQRVLDVIKAEFEDEEELEEE